From a single Ferrimicrobium acidiphilum DSM 19497 genomic region:
- a CDS encoding transposase, with protein sequence YRAVFKEALPNAVLVADPFHLIKIANTRLDETRRRVQQNILGHRGRGGDPLYRIRRLLNMAKEKLTEGANDKLTRFLEAGDPDNEVATSWRAKESLRELYTYRDPDLARDHLDALISDFTDNQRPPEVQLLGRTLKSWHDEIPAQ encoded by the coding sequence CTATAGAGCGGTATTTAAAGAGGCGTTACCCAATGCTGTCCTGGTGGCCGATCCATTCCACCTCATAAAGATCGCCAACACTCGCCTTGATGAGACGAGGAGACGAGTACAACAGAACATCCTTGGTCACAGAGGCAGAGGTGGGGATCCGCTCTATCGCATCCGGCGACTCCTTAATATGGCCAAGGAGAAGCTCACCGAGGGTGCCAACGATAAACTTACTCGCTTCCTTGAGGCTGGAGATCCAGATAACGAGGTAGCTACCAGCTGGCGAGCCAAGGAGTCCTTACGAGAGCTCTATACCTATCGTGACCCAGATCTCGCCAGAGACCACCTCGATGCTCTCATCAGTGACTTCACCGATAACCAACGACCTCCCGAGGTCCAGCTACTTGGGAGAACCTTGAAAAGCTGGCATGATGAGATCCCGGCCCAATAG
- a CDS encoding transposase: protein MTAHRSFATNGPTESMNNLIKRIKRTAFGMTNFANFRIRVLLSAGKPDWSLLATVTPVTTHISSALGS from the coding sequence ATAACAGCGCACAGGTCCTTTGCGACCAATGGACCGACAGAGTCGATGAACAACCTCATTAAGCGGATCAAGCGCACCGCCTTTGGGATGACGAACTTTGCGAACTTTCGCATTCGAGTACTCCTTAGCGCTGGTAAGCCTGACTGGTCACTGCTAGCTACGGTTACCCCGGTGACAACGCATATCTCTAGCGCACTTGGTTCGTAA
- a CDS encoding IS21 family transposase: protein MIPQVHVPGRTAEVDFGDVWVIVSGEKIRAKMFAMRLSSSAKAFHQIYMGESQECFLDGHEKAFEAFGGIPEEIRYDNLTSAVTKVLIGRDRMENERFTAFRSHYGFGGSSEISGNPAPRSTRNR from the coding sequence ATGATACCCCAGGTACACGTACCCGGCAGAACCGCCGAGGTGGACTTCGGTGACGTCTGGGTCATAGTCAGTGGCGAGAAGATCAGAGCCAAGATGTTCGCTATGCGTCTCTCGTCCTCAGCCAAGGCCTTCCACCAGATCTACATGGGAGAGTCCCAGGAGTGCTTCCTTGACGGCCACGAGAAGGCATTTGAGGCCTTTGGCGGGATACCAGAGGAGATCCGCTATGACAATCTCACCTCTGCGGTTACCAAGGTGCTCATCGGGAGAGACCGTATGGAGAACGAGCGCTTCACCGCCTTTCGTTCCCACTATGGCTTTGGCGGATCTTCGGAAATCAGCGGTAATCCGGCACCAAGATCGACCAGGAATCGATAA
- a CDS encoding ISAs1 family transposase: MRVSSALDGLLSFPHVAQVIRIERTVDDLKTEDALSTETAYYVTSLEETRASKAKLLGFIRQHWEIETALHWVRDATIGEDRSKVRSGSAPRALAALRNLVTSILRLAGVTNIAKGLRSGSRNPARALALLAL, translated from the coding sequence ATCCGGGTCTCGAGTGCATTGGATGGCTTGCTCTCCTTCCCTCACGTCGCCCAAGTGATTCGCATCGAAAGAACGGTCGACGATCTAAAGACTGAAGATGCGCTTTCTACCGAGACCGCCTACTACGTGACGAGCCTTGAGGAGACTCGGGCAAGCAAGGCCAAACTTCTTGGCTTCATACGTCAACACTGGGAGATCGAGACCGCTCTGCACTGGGTTCGCGATGCGACGATTGGAGAGGATCGTTCTAAAGTACGTTCTGGCTCAGCACCCAGAGCACTTGCGGCACTACGGAACCTCGTAACTAGCATCCTTCGCCTGGCCGGAGTGACGAATATCGCAAAGGGTCTCCGCTCTGGGTCTCGCAACCCAGCACGGGCACTCGCGCTCCTCGCACTCTAG
- a CDS encoding YbjQ family protein, producing the protein MIVSTSHELAGYRIDSVLGPVFGLTVRSRNAFSQAGAGLKSMFGGELKGMTKNLEESRQQVIERMEARAEELGANAVIAFRFDTSEMGGDWTEICAYGTAVVATPVSG; encoded by the coding sequence GTGATAGTCTCAACCTCGCATGAGCTAGCCGGATATCGCATCGACAGTGTCCTAGGGCCAGTTTTCGGTCTAACGGTCCGGTCGAGGAATGCGTTTTCTCAGGCTGGGGCGGGTTTAAAATCGATGTTTGGTGGCGAGCTAAAAGGGATGACCAAAAATCTGGAGGAATCTCGCCAGCAGGTCATCGAACGTATGGAAGCGAGGGCTGAGGAGCTGGGGGCGAATGCGGTGATTGCCTTCCGCTTCGACACCTCCGAAATGGGCGGTGACTGGACTGAGATCTGTGCCTACGGAACCGCAGTTGTGGCGACCCCTGTTAGCGGTTGA
- a CDS encoding electron transfer flavoprotein subunit alpha/FixB family protein, translating into MITNCVILAEPQGSGIAPVAFELATLARGVSEQVTAVVFDVDAQAAAEALAVYGVTSVVSLGATSSHLPGVPVADAMREVVDSVGANAVFVAQSYTGRDVLARLSVLLDAPVLTNAVNVREDDGGLVVENLVFGGEKVVSSKISAPIQLIAIRPKSVAAEAAASATQPSVTEQNISADAQANRAVIVSSHVEERQGPKLDEAEVVVSGGRGLGNADNYHYIEELANLLHGATGASRAIVDAGWVPYAYQVGQTGKTVKPNLYLAVGISGATQHMVGMKGAKNIIAINKDKDAPILQIADLGVVADAQKLLPRLIEAIRQKTGA; encoded by the coding sequence ATGATAACCAACTGCGTAATTTTAGCTGAGCCACAAGGGTCAGGCATAGCACCCGTTGCCTTTGAACTCGCAACCTTGGCTCGTGGCGTCTCTGAACAGGTTACTGCTGTGGTGTTCGATGTCGACGCACAGGCGGCTGCTGAGGCACTCGCTGTCTATGGGGTGACCTCGGTAGTATCGCTCGGTGCCACCTCATCTCATCTCCCCGGCGTTCCTGTCGCCGATGCGATGCGCGAGGTCGTGGATAGTGTAGGCGCCAACGCCGTCTTTGTCGCTCAGTCTTACACCGGGCGCGATGTGCTTGCACGACTCTCGGTGCTGCTTGATGCACCTGTGCTAACGAATGCGGTAAACGTACGTGAGGATGATGGCGGTCTAGTCGTCGAGAATCTGGTATTTGGTGGCGAGAAGGTCGTGTCGTCAAAGATTTCGGCACCTATTCAGCTAATTGCTATCCGTCCCAAGAGTGTTGCTGCCGAGGCGGCCGCTTCGGCGACCCAACCTTCGGTGACGGAGCAGAATATAAGCGCGGACGCTCAGGCAAATCGTGCAGTTATCGTGTCTAGTCATGTCGAAGAGCGTCAGGGTCCAAAGCTTGACGAGGCCGAGGTCGTGGTCTCCGGTGGTCGAGGGCTGGGCAATGCTGATAACTACCACTACATTGAGGAGCTCGCGAACCTGTTGCACGGCGCGACAGGTGCCTCGCGAGCGATTGTCGATGCTGGCTGGGTGCCCTATGCATATCAGGTCGGGCAGACTGGAAAGACGGTCAAGCCCAATCTCTATCTGGCCGTTGGTATCTCCGGGGCTACCCAGCATATGGTTGGCATGAAGGGTGCAAAAAACATTATCGCAATTAACAAGGATAAGGACGCGCCTATTTTGCAGATAGCTGATCTAGGTGTCGTTGCAGATGCCCAGAAGCTGCTTCCCAGGTTGATTGAGGCGATTCGCCAGAAGACAGGTGCATAG
- a CDS encoding electron transfer flavoprotein subunit beta/FixA family protein, whose amino-acid sequence MKVAVCVKQISDPSEAQAIDPTSMCLKRGAKAILDDSDAYGVEIALRLAEVAGGAEVVLISMAPNQEVQGVRTGLAMGATSAVVVSDPQLAGADALTTAKVLASVVKRIGADLVIAATESTDGYTGTVPAQVAALLGWPALTFAKQIELRGSTLSIQRQTEDGYDVVEADLPGVVSVTAGVVEPRYPSFKGIMSAKSKPVEQLSLGDLGLSVAIDEKVLAVNDAEARTAGQIIEDDGSAEAEIINYLAQIKVL is encoded by the coding sequence ATGAAAGTTGCGGTGTGCGTCAAGCAAATTTCAGATCCATCGGAGGCGCAGGCGATCGACCCGACGTCGATGTGTCTGAAGCGCGGTGCGAAGGCGATTCTGGACGATTCCGATGCCTATGGTGTCGAGATTGCTCTACGACTGGCTGAGGTGGCGGGAGGAGCCGAGGTCGTGCTGATCTCTATGGCTCCAAATCAGGAGGTCCAAGGGGTTCGAACTGGGCTCGCGATGGGGGCGACGAGCGCCGTCGTGGTGAGTGACCCACAGTTGGCGGGAGCTGACGCCTTGACTACCGCTAAGGTACTCGCTTCAGTTGTGAAACGGATCGGTGCTGATCTGGTCATCGCTGCAACCGAATCGACCGATGGTTATACCGGAACCGTGCCAGCGCAGGTAGCAGCGCTCCTTGGTTGGCCGGCGCTTACCTTCGCCAAGCAGATCGAGCTGCGTGGCTCGACGCTCTCGATCCAACGACAGACTGAGGATGGCTACGATGTCGTTGAGGCCGATCTTCCTGGCGTAGTTAGCGTTACTGCTGGGGTGGTAGAGCCACGATATCCGTCGTTCAAGGGGATTATGAGCGCGAAGTCAAAGCCGGTAGAACAACTCTCGCTAGGTGACCTAGGACTGTCGGTGGCTATTGATGAGAAGGTGCTGGCTGTCAACGATGCAGAGGCTCGTACTGCTGGCCAAATCATTGAAGACGACGGGTCGGCCGAAGCCGAGATTATTAACTATCTTGCCCAGATCAAAGTGCTCTAA
- a CDS encoding sensor histidine kinase, with product MLERDATSLVDSRRTYLGELLRFWGFLADLGFSDLSIALPIENQEGRRARYTIVSQVRPATSQTAHPGDLIGMQFDLTEDSPIYRCFHRAEVVHEVRSDPRTGRHINSWFIPLLQEGEVFGVMIRDQLSERHRNPGELESTYLSLFDQFMGMLINGRFPYPPSEVEEAPRVGDGVCVLDAHERVRFLSPNALSALHRLGCPSVRVGMNLEELGLRIQALQRADILGAPVFEEVEKSRGVTVTFYCLPLYRGDVGSGYVLLLRDVTDLRQRDRLLASKDATIREVHHRVKNNLQTISSLLSLQARRLSNAEAKLALGEAERRIRSIAVVHEFLSRDISEEVEIDEVIAALIRLAKESKLPGRDLDVVLEGSAERVDAQRVTPLAIVLAELMQNALEHGYGVERTSLNVRVVLERRPTDLWVEISDDGVGFPDDLVAASAKSLGLAIVRDLVTTQLDGAITFGRSRRGGALVRLRIPVLANSRS from the coding sequence ATGTTGGAACGGGATGCGACCTCGCTCGTTGATTCACGACGCACTTACTTGGGTGAGCTCCTGAGGTTTTGGGGATTCCTAGCCGATCTTGGTTTCAGTGATCTGAGTATCGCCCTTCCGATCGAGAACCAGGAGGGTCGCCGCGCTCGCTACACCATCGTCTCGCAGGTGCGTCCTGCTACGTCACAGACAGCGCATCCAGGGGATCTGATCGGGATGCAGTTTGACCTCACAGAGGATTCACCGATCTATCGCTGCTTTCACCGAGCGGAAGTGGTCCATGAGGTCCGATCAGACCCTCGAACTGGTCGCCATATTAACTCCTGGTTCATACCGCTGCTCCAGGAGGGTGAGGTCTTCGGTGTGATGATTAGAGATCAACTAAGCGAGCGACATCGTAACCCAGGAGAACTTGAATCAACGTATCTGAGCCTGTTCGATCAATTTATGGGGATGCTTATCAATGGACGTTTTCCTTATCCACCTAGCGAAGTAGAGGAGGCGCCTCGAGTGGGTGATGGCGTTTGCGTTCTTGACGCCCATGAGCGTGTTCGTTTTCTATCACCTAACGCGTTGAGCGCATTGCATCGCCTGGGTTGCCCTAGCGTTAGGGTGGGTATGAACCTAGAGGAGCTTGGCCTGCGGATACAGGCCCTCCAGCGTGCAGATATACTCGGAGCACCAGTCTTTGAAGAGGTAGAGAAGTCGCGAGGTGTAACCGTGACCTTCTATTGTCTCCCTCTCTATCGTGGTGACGTTGGCAGCGGTTATGTGCTTTTGTTGCGTGATGTTACTGACCTTCGGCAACGCGATCGCCTGCTGGCCTCCAAGGATGCGACTATCCGTGAGGTCCATCATCGAGTGAAGAACAATCTTCAGACGATATCTAGCCTGTTGAGCCTGCAGGCGCGACGTCTATCCAACGCCGAGGCCAAACTCGCTCTCGGGGAGGCAGAGCGTCGGATTCGGTCGATCGCAGTTGTTCATGAGTTCCTATCAAGGGACATCTCCGAGGAGGTGGAGATTGACGAGGTGATCGCGGCACTTATACGTCTGGCCAAAGAGTCAAAGTTGCCGGGAAGAGATCTCGACGTCGTCTTGGAGGGTTCGGCAGAACGAGTTGACGCGCAACGCGTCACGCCGCTTGCTATCGTGCTCGCAGAGCTAATGCAGAATGCACTCGAACATGGTTACGGGGTTGAACGGACATCACTCAACGTTCGCGTCGTATTGGAGCGACGACCGACCGACCTATGGGTAGAGATCAGTGATGACGGTGTTGGCTTCCCAGATGATCTAGTAGCCGCTAGCGCGAAGTCGCTCGGACTTGCTATCGTGCGTGACCTTGTAACGACCCAACTCGATGGTGCAATCACCTTCGGTCGTTCACGACGCGGCGGTGCGCTTGTTCGACTGCGCATACCCGTTCTAGCAAACTCTCGCTCCTGA
- a CDS encoding PHP domain-containing protein: protein MIDYHLHLWSHGAKDHPVLLEELAAYCEHAATQGVSEIAVTEHFYRFSQARSILSGYFRRYPESAMRDLMEDYWESNATADLDQYVAVVQEAKAAGLPIVMGLEVDYYPEAMDRVQSLLQGYPFDVLLGSVHWIDAWPFDHVDDPVVMAEWERIGVEPAWSAYTRALEELAATHAVDVLAHPDLVKVAGHRPSVPTEYYDRMAEAAAAAGIAAEVSSAGMRKPVEEFYPAPELLKRFLDRGVALTTASDAHGLGDVADRAPAIRSLLASEGVTTLRRFERRVGSQVAL from the coding sequence ATGATCGACTACCATCTCCATCTCTGGTCGCATGGCGCAAAAGACCACCCAGTATTGCTCGAAGAGCTAGCTGCCTATTGTGAACATGCAGCAACTCAGGGAGTGTCTGAGATTGCGGTAACCGAACACTTTTACCGCTTTTCGCAGGCGCGATCTATTCTCTCTGGATACTTTCGGAGATACCCAGAGAGCGCTATGCGAGATCTGATGGAAGACTACTGGGAGAGCAATGCTACGGCGGATCTTGATCAGTATGTCGCGGTGGTTCAGGAGGCGAAGGCAGCAGGTCTTCCAATCGTGATGGGTCTGGAGGTTGATTACTACCCCGAGGCTATGGATCGGGTGCAGTCGCTGTTGCAAGGGTATCCCTTCGATGTGCTGTTGGGGTCGGTGCACTGGATCGATGCATGGCCGTTCGACCACGTTGATGACCCGGTGGTGATGGCGGAGTGGGAACGGATTGGCGTGGAGCCGGCGTGGTCGGCCTACACGCGTGCTCTAGAGGAGTTGGCCGCCACTCATGCGGTCGACGTGCTTGCTCATCCAGACCTCGTCAAGGTAGCCGGCCATCGGCCGTCGGTACCCACGGAGTACTATGATCGGATGGCTGAAGCAGCCGCCGCTGCCGGGATTGCCGCTGAAGTCTCCTCCGCTGGAATGCGCAAGCCGGTTGAAGAGTTCTATCCCGCTCCGGAGCTTTTGAAGCGCTTCCTTGATCGTGGTGTAGCGCTGACGACAGCCTCGGATGCGCATGGCCTCGGTGATGTTGCGGATCGGGCCCCTGCGATCAGGAGTCTCTTAGCCTCCGAAGGAGTAACAACACTGCGTCGGTTTGAGCGACGAGTTGGATCGCAGGTGGCGTTGTAA
- a CDS encoding ArsA family ATPase, with product MVTNLLDTLLSKERIFVVGSGGVGKTTLSAALAVAAAVERPINVLVVTVDPAKRLAGTLGVDALANSPRRVELPELNPKGELWAASVDMKSAWDDLVQQFSPDLATSERILASPIYHNLSAKFIGSYDYAAVQVLAALTADERYDLVIVDTPPSRNALDFLDAPARLREFFSSPLLALLTLPRRTRLFSAATRPFYLVADMVLGSAFLTDVTDFFADFAKLAPGLVEQSRSFSELLTASATGFIAIAAPYGPSVDEAHHLLEALKTRNLNALAFIINRALPGWLFTPEATKARVWLEEEAPAVLDARLAHDPKMAAAIHRATSELAFTYLQFVNAHARELLDALRDVGIDLFEVPIAEFELDSPTALSALVASTTMVASRVG from the coding sequence ATGGTGACCAACCTGCTCGACACCCTACTGAGCAAGGAGAGGATTTTTGTCGTTGGCAGCGGTGGTGTCGGCAAAACTACGCTCTCCGCTGCCCTGGCGGTCGCAGCGGCTGTCGAGAGGCCCATCAATGTCCTTGTTGTCACCGTTGATCCGGCGAAGCGACTAGCCGGAACGCTCGGTGTGGATGCACTTGCAAATTCTCCTCGACGTGTCGAGCTTCCTGAGCTTAATCCTAAAGGGGAACTCTGGGCAGCCTCGGTTGACATGAAGAGCGCCTGGGATGATCTTGTCCAGCAGTTCTCCCCTGATTTGGCCACCTCTGAGAGGATCCTGGCGAGTCCGATCTACCACAATCTCTCGGCGAAGTTTATCGGTTCATACGATTACGCTGCGGTCCAGGTGCTGGCGGCCCTTACCGCAGACGAACGCTACGATCTCGTGATCGTAGATACGCCGCCATCGCGTAACGCACTCGACTTCCTGGATGCTCCAGCTCGGCTTAGAGAGTTTTTCTCCTCCCCGCTTCTGGCACTTCTCACGCTGCCACGACGGACTCGACTATTCTCGGCTGCTACTCGCCCATTCTATCTCGTAGCCGATATGGTGCTTGGATCCGCCTTTTTGACTGATGTGACCGATTTTTTCGCAGACTTCGCCAAGCTAGCGCCTGGACTAGTCGAGCAGAGCAGATCTTTTTCGGAGCTGCTCACGGCATCTGCAACTGGATTCATCGCTATTGCTGCACCTTATGGGCCATCTGTTGATGAGGCGCATCATCTGCTCGAGGCGCTAAAGACGCGTAATCTTAACGCATTAGCCTTCATCATCAATCGAGCGCTTCCTGGATGGTTATTCACTCCCGAGGCGACTAAGGCTAGGGTTTGGCTCGAAGAGGAGGCTCCCGCTGTCTTGGATGCTCGTCTCGCTCATGATCCAAAGATGGCAGCTGCAATTCATCGGGCAACCTCGGAGCTGGCCTTTACCTATCTGCAATTTGTGAATGCCCATGCCCGGGAGCTGCTAGATGCACTGCGCGATGTGGGCATCGATCTCTTTGAGGTCCCAATCGCCGAGTTCGAGCTTGACTCGCCTACTGCACTGTCGGCACTTGTCGCCTCGACTACGATGGTGGCATCTCGGGTTGGCTAG
- a CDS encoding ArsA family ATPase produces MIEELLARRLIFVTGKGGVGKSTISAALGTLGARRGLRVLIVEVDGKGDVGSMLGVAKPSFAPQLVAENLWVMEMDTEAALAEYLRIYVKVPFISKFPGLGKIFDFVSTAAPGVREILVVGKLCYEVRQNTYDLIVVDPPASGHVISQLGVAGDVGELIQLGLVKNQTEWMLEILADPERSVALLVATPEETPIEEALDLAGRIRTETPVHLEGAVVNRRFVGPMTGAETDVVDEIRNLAGSVSGLAEVLAASDLYARICDRHDRNLAFFVDQLGSSFKVATVGEYFGALETPKLVDEVAEVLEVELW; encoded by the coding sequence ATGATTGAGGAGTTGCTTGCTAGGAGATTAATCTTTGTCACCGGCAAGGGTGGTGTAGGCAAAAGCACGATCTCGGCCGCGCTTGGAACTCTAGGTGCACGACGGGGGTTGAGGGTACTCATCGTCGAGGTGGATGGCAAGGGCGACGTTGGGTCGATGCTCGGCGTTGCCAAGCCCTCGTTTGCACCACAGCTTGTGGCCGAGAACTTGTGGGTGATGGAGATGGACACCGAGGCCGCCTTGGCTGAGTATCTGCGTATCTATGTTAAGGTACCGTTTATCTCGAAGTTTCCGGGATTGGGCAAGATCTTTGACTTCGTATCAACGGCGGCCCCAGGCGTGCGCGAAATTCTGGTGGTAGGCAAGCTCTGCTACGAGGTGCGCCAGAACACCTATGACCTGATCGTAGTGGATCCACCTGCGAGTGGGCATGTGATCTCTCAGCTTGGAGTCGCAGGGGATGTCGGTGAGTTGATTCAGCTAGGACTGGTTAAGAACCAGACTGAATGGATGCTTGAGATCCTTGCCGATCCAGAGCGATCGGTGGCGCTGTTGGTCGCCACCCCCGAGGAGACCCCAATCGAGGAGGCACTGGATCTCGCGGGTCGTATACGAACCGAGACCCCAGTCCATCTTGAAGGTGCGGTTGTTAACCGTCGCTTTGTTGGCCCGATGACTGGTGCGGAGACAGACGTAGTCGACGAGATTCGCAACTTAGCTGGCTCAGTCTCCGGCCTGGCCGAGGTGTTGGCTGCCTCAGATTTGTATGCACGGATCTGCGATAGACATGATCGCAATCTCGCCTTCTTCGTCGATCAGTTGGGGTCTTCCTTCAAGGTCGCTACAGTCGGGGAGTACTTTGGTGCCCTCGAGACCCCAAAGCTAGTTGACGAGGTCGCTGAAGTCCTCGAGGTCGAGCTATGGTGA
- a CDS encoding DUF3107 domain-containing protein codes for MEIRIGLGDAMREIEVEMDEGTDQAKVIDEFSKAQAAKESLWWLTDRKGKKVGVPVDKILFIEVGPNKEQRKVGFSA; via the coding sequence GTGGAGATTCGTATCGGGCTCGGTGATGCCATGCGCGAGATTGAAGTGGAGATGGATGAGGGGACCGATCAGGCGAAGGTGATCGATGAGTTCAGCAAGGCCCAGGCAGCCAAGGAGTCGTTGTGGTGGTTGACCGATCGGAAGGGTAAAAAAGTGGGTGTCCCTGTCGACAAGATCCTCTTCATCGAGGTTGGTCCAAATAAGGAACAACGCAAGGTTGGCTTTAGCGCCTAG
- a CDS encoding Mrp/NBP35 family ATP-binding protein — protein MARNIEEQVAERLGALVDDEIGESFQQLGLVGTVSSRLRRVNAQLHYVGGAPEVAQRLQAQAEAAVGDLGSVSVELVPLDPAGQAELRERLMTPAMLEARSSRTPVFSLPGATTRVIGVSSGKGGVGKSSVTANVAVELARRGRRVGILDADVYGFSIPKLLGLASMPRVIDDLILPPKAFGVKVMSLGFFVDEDTPVIWRGPMLHKTIEQFLVDVLWGELDYLLVDMPPGTGDVALSLQQFLPRSEIFVVTTPQSAAVRVAQRSALAAKKLKLPVRGVVENMSAFVTPGGERYPIFGSGGGAQLATELGVELLAELPLTMALREGGDHGTPVVVHSPSDLASESLRALVDKLESLGPVRRYRGDLKVQSR, from the coding sequence ATGGCAAGGAATATCGAGGAGCAGGTAGCCGAGCGCTTGGGCGCGTTGGTCGATGACGAGATAGGAGAGAGTTTTCAACAGCTTGGGCTCGTTGGAACGGTAAGCTCACGACTTCGACGGGTGAATGCACAGCTGCACTACGTTGGTGGGGCACCTGAGGTTGCGCAAAGGCTCCAGGCACAGGCTGAGGCCGCCGTTGGCGACCTTGGATCGGTCTCGGTGGAGCTGGTGCCGTTGGACCCTGCTGGACAGGCTGAGTTGCGCGAGCGGCTTATGACGCCGGCGATGCTTGAGGCACGAAGCTCTCGGACCCCGGTATTTTCGTTACCTGGCGCGACGACGAGAGTTATAGGAGTGTCCTCAGGTAAGGGCGGCGTCGGTAAATCCTCGGTCACGGCGAACGTTGCAGTCGAGCTTGCGCGGCGTGGGAGGCGAGTAGGCATCCTGGATGCAGACGTCTATGGTTTTTCGATTCCCAAGCTTCTCGGTCTTGCCAGCATGCCCCGGGTCATTGATGATCTAATCCTGCCACCAAAGGCGTTTGGGGTAAAGGTGATGTCGCTTGGTTTCTTTGTTGATGAAGACACGCCGGTAATTTGGCGTGGTCCCATGCTCCACAAGACGATAGAACAGTTCCTTGTCGATGTGCTCTGGGGTGAACTCGATTATCTGCTAGTGGATATGCCTCCCGGCACCGGTGACGTCGCCCTGAGCCTGCAGCAATTTCTTCCGCGTTCGGAGATCTTTGTGGTCACCACGCCACAGTCAGCGGCTGTTCGTGTTGCACAGCGCTCCGCCTTGGCAGCGAAGAAACTCAAGCTGCCGGTCCGAGGCGTCGTCGAGAACATGTCGGCTTTCGTAACCCCCGGGGGTGAACGCTATCCGATCTTTGGTTCCGGAGGAGGAGCGCAGCTAGCCACTGAACTGGGAGTCGAACTCCTCGCGGAGTTGCCGCTTACGATGGCCTTACGCGAGGGCGGTGATCACGGTACGCCAGTGGTGGTCCACTCGCCTTCCGACCTGGCAAGCGAGAGTTTGCGTGCACTCGTTGATAAGCTGGAGAGTCTAGGTCCAGTGAGACGATATCGAGGTGATCTCAAGGTCCAATCGAGGTAG
- a CDS encoding helix-turn-helix transcriptional regulator codes for MEKTAESMNLPSRSSASTVVTANELAPRELASSRNRRSGYDDPKSMTSAGSFTGAVQALSKALGDPTRREIYLYVREHGSVTAQEIGRQFQLHPNVARHHLDRLAASGYVEASLDRSNPSQVGRPSKHYRSSGVPLLVDGIGEQATLLGRLLARALEMLDHETAAQLAYEVGLDYGHEIGRQMNGQEATKSIAASLKLVADALTRSGFSSSEDSRNKALSLKNMSCPFGALVADHPVLCVTESGIIEGLLESLAVNGDLARAEPVRGGIKGCEVRIHSATETVVKLRPRSPLPLE; via the coding sequence ATGGAAAAGACAGCTGAGTCAATGAATCTCCCATCACGATCGTCTGCTTCGACAGTAGTCACTGCCAACGAACTCGCGCCACGAGAGCTCGCATCCTCTCGTAATCGTCGATCCGGTTACGATGACCCCAAGTCGATGACCTCAGCAGGTTCGTTTACAGGTGCAGTTCAGGCACTTTCTAAAGCCCTTGGCGACCCTACTCGCCGCGAAATCTACCTCTACGTGCGAGAACACGGCTCAGTAACGGCTCAGGAGATCGGTCGACAGTTCCAGCTTCACCCTAATGTCGCCAGGCACCACCTTGACAGGCTCGCTGCCAGCGGCTATGTCGAGGCGAGTCTCGATCGCAGCAATCCCTCGCAGGTTGGTCGGCCATCGAAACACTACCGAAGCAGTGGAGTCCCACTACTAGTTGACGGTATTGGAGAACAGGCCACATTGCTTGGGAGGCTTTTGGCGCGAGCGCTCGAGATGCTAGATCATGAAACCGCGGCTCAACTTGCCTATGAGGTAGGACTGGACTACGGCCATGAGATCGGTCGACAGATGAACGGTCAGGAGGCGACCAAGAGTATTGCAGCTAGTCTGAAGCTAGTCGCCGATGCGCTCACACGCAGCGGCTTCTCCTCAAGCGAGGACTCTCGCAACAAGGCACTCAGCCTCAAGAACATGAGCTGCCCCTTTGGCGCACTCGTCGCCGACCATCCTGTTCTTTGCGTTACCGAAAGTGGCATAATCGAGGGGCTGCTTGAGAGCCTTGCGGTGAACGGTGACCTAGCCCGCGCAGAGCCGGTTCGCGGTGGAATAAAAGGTTGCGAGGTACGCATTCACTCAGCCACCGAGACCGTCGTCAAGCTAAGACCGCGGTCACCTCTACCCCTCGAGTAG